In the genome of Cupriavidus taiwanensis, the window TGTGCGCACCCACGTTTCGTGGACAGCGAAGGCCTCGCAGAGAATTATGACCTGGGCCGCCGCTTGGTAGTCAAACAACGATGGCATTTTGACTTCTACAATCTCGGCTCCCTGAGCGCGCCAGACGTCAAGTGCGTCTTCGATGCTGTTTTGGACGGCCGGGCTGACCCTGTTCTCGACTTCATGCCAATCTTTCGCCACGCCGATTCGGATTCCTTCTATTTCGCGTCCCAATCTCTTGGTGAAATTTGGAACCACGCGGTTAACGCTTGCTGGGTCTGTCGGATCAAAGCCTGCCATCGCCTGGAGTAGCAATGCGCAATCTTCAGAAGTTCGCGCGATGGGTCCCGGGTGATCAAGAGAGAAAGCCAACGGCAGAATGCCGGTGCAACTGCAGAGGCCATAGGTGGGCTTAATCCCTGTAACTCCGCATAACGCTGCAGGCGAGCGGATGGACCCGCTGGTATCTGTTGCCGTGCCGCCTAGAATAAGTCCCGCGGCTACGGCCACTGCCGTCCCGCTGGACGATCCGGAAGAGAAATGGGCCAGCTTCCACGGATTGCAGGCAGGCGGTAGTTCCAAGTCGAACGATGGACCGCCAAGCGCAAATTCATGTGTAGCAAGTTTGCCCAACGATAGGGCACCGGCTTGGGCTAGACGCGATACTATGTGGGCGTCAACGTTCGGAACCCAATCCCTTAGAAGCTTCGAATGCGCCGTGGTACGAATTCCGCTCGTGCAATAGTTATCCTTGTGGGCTATCGGGATGCCGTCCAACTTGCCAAGCAGTGTTCCCGTCATCATTCGATGTTCAGCAGCCTTGGCGTCTTGAAGTGCACGTTCGGGAGTAACTCCAAGAAAGCTGTGCAAGGTTCCGTCCATCGCATCAATGCGTGACAAACAGTGCTCTGCCAGTTCCACGGGAGATAATTGACGCGCGGCAATAAGCGTTGCGGCCTCCGCGATCGTGGGAGTGTTCATTAAAAAAATTCCTTTTCAGTGAAAGGCTTCAGATAAAAACCAGCACGAAAGATGTGAGACGCTTCCGCTGAGCGATCTCGTTCAGGATTGCGCAGGCTATCGAGCATGGGTTCCACCAGCCCCCAAACTTCGTATAGTTCCTCTATCTTGGACAGCGATAGTACAAGGCCGGCCCGTCGGATTTGTGCCTCAAAATCCTCACGAGATATC includes:
- a CDS encoding amidase — protein: MNTPTIAEAATLIAARQLSPVELAEHCLSRIDAMDGTLHSFLGVTPERALQDAKAAEHRMMTGTLLGKLDGIPIAHKDNYCTSGIRTTAHSKLLRDWVPNVDAHIVSRLAQAGALSLGKLATHEFALGGPSFDLELPPACNPWKLAHFSSGSSSGTAVAVAAGLILGGTATDTSGSIRSPAALCGVTGIKPTYGLCSCTGILPLAFSLDHPGPIARTSEDCALLLQAMAGFDPTDPASVNRVVPNFTKRLGREIEGIRIGVAKDWHEVENRVSPAVQNSIEDALDVWRAQGAEIVEVKMPSLFDYQAAAQVIILCEAFAVHETWVRTRGDEYGEMLRDRLVLGGLMTGADYIQAIRRRHELCIATAQAAADVDVLITAGAPEEAPRIDGTQKWGGFSSPGFYDPFNITGWPAISLCSGYGEGDLPVSVQIAAKPFQEPLLFQVADAFEQATDFRTQRPSLASIPEETRAAAPL